TGGGATGGGTTGGAATGTGCGAAACATTAACAGAAGACATTGGAACAATCCGTTCACAGTTTCTGCGGCTTTATGAATCAGCTTGCAAACGCAAAAAAGAAACGCGAGTCAATAACGATGTGCTTAATTCGATGGGAAAGCAGGCAGTAAACAGTTTAATTGATTCAACAACAAAACAAATAGGCTGTAATGAAAAGCCATAAAATAGCCGTCATATTAGCAAAATTAGCTTGAATCGAACAAAAAGTACGTCACGAGTAAAGTTTATAGGCGGATGGTATTTAAAACCTTAAAAACGAATTTTGGAGGTCAATCATGAAAAGTGAAAATCGCGTAAAAGGTTATAGAAAAGGCACAGAAGACTGGAACGCTGAGTATAATATGCTTCTTGATGATGAAGTTACTTGTAAGCAATGTATTCATTGCGAACGTTGCTGCGGAATATTTGGGCAAGAAGAAACAGGAACGCGCTGCCAGTTTTATCCGAACAAATTCAGACAGAAAAATCATGAATAATGGCGTTGGTGAAAAAGTCATAGTTTACGAGCAACTTACAAAAGAAAATTGCGAAATGGAAAAAATAAAATTTTTCTTTAAAGCTTTGTCGGAACCAATACAGGATGAAATTTTGCTTTTAGGCGTAGCGAATTACTGCTTATCACATAAAGACGATAAGTTTTTAAAAGATGTTCACGAAACACTTTTTCCCGGTTCCAATAAAAAAATTTGTGCGGTATGAGTGAACGAAATGAAAGTGGACAAGTTATTTCCATGGAAATTTCAGGAACTTCATATTATCAAATAAGAATAAAAATTCATTTATATACAGATATGGAGGCGGAACAGGTGCTTGGAAATAAATACGAAGAGCCCAAATGCGGAATTTGCAAAAATCGCAAGTCTGGTATTTATCCTAACAAACTGGTCTGCTACGAAACGGAAGAGCACCCTGGCATGGCTGTAGAGGTCAAAGAAAGACAAAAGCCGTGCAGATCGTTTGGAAGGCGGCGAGATCATTGAAAGCTATAACGATATTGCAACCGTGGGCAAGTTTGATAGCCTGCGGCGAAAAGAAAATAGAAACACGGTCATGGGCCACGAAGTACAGGGGCCCGATTGCGATTCACGCGGGGAAGAGTTGGACGACGGACAGACGAGAGCTTACATATCGAGATCCATTTCATTCGGCATTATGGCCGAAAATGACTAAAGAAGAAATAATGCTAAACGGATACGGAAGAACACAGCTTTTGCCAGTCGGGGCCGTAATTGCCGTAGCTGATTTGGTAGATTGCCTCAAAGTTATCGGTAATGTTTCGCTAAAAATAGGTGACCAAAAACAAGTAGTAGCTGTTTTGGAAAATCAGATGAGGGTCACTGGTAATGAATATGAGTTCGGCGACTTCAGTGTTGGCCGCTATGCTTGGATACTTTCGGGTGTACGGTGGTGCATTGATCCGGTGCCAGCTAAAGGGCAGCAACGAATTTGGAATTGGAATGAAAAGTTATGAGTAAGTTGATTATTCCCGGCAGGCTAGCTACAAAGAAAAATTCAAGCCGGATTGTCGGGCTGGACAAGCAGAATCCGAGGCCTGAAATTGAAATCGAGGCGGTGTTAATGTGCCAAAAATAGACGAAGTTACTGCGCTGATTAATTTAATTGGCAAAAAAGATTATGTTAAAGCAAAACAAATTGTCGAAGTCATGATTGCAAATGAGCGACACAATGGCAGGGATATGTCGGCCAGAAAGCTTGCAATGGCCTTAAGAATGTGGGGAGACAACAATTCAAAATTAGTTGAGTTGCCAAGTCAGTTAAAGCCTCTTTTATTTGATTCTGCTAGGCAGCAAAGCTTATCAGAAATTTACTTAGACGATGCAATAAAGGCTGAAATAAAAAAGTTTATCAAAGAGCGCGATAAGTTAGAAGAACTGCGGATTGCAGGGCTTCCTATGCGGAATCGGATATTGTTGGCTGGTCCTCCTGGTAACGGAAAAACGAGTCTTGCCGGGGCGATTAGTAAAGAATTAAAGCTCCCATTCTACGCGGTTAAAGTGAGTGAAATAGTTGATTCTGCGTTAGGTGCAACGATTAAAAATATTGCAAGTGTGCTTGAATGTGCTTCCACTGATAATTGCGCAATTTTTTTGGACGAGTTAGATTCGATTGGATCTAGTAGGGTTGCTGGTGCTGATGGATGTGATCGTGAATACAACAATGCCTTAAATACAATTCTTACGAACTTAGATAGACTGCCTGACACAAGCATTATTATCGGGGCTACGAATTTGCCGGATGTAATTGATAGTGCGTTACTTAGACGGTTTAACTTGAAACTATGGCTTGATGCTCCATCCAATGAAGATGTTTTAAAATACGTGCTTTCTTATCAATGTGATCATGACGTTAATTTTTTTCTCTCAGATACGGACATTGTAAACTATCTTACTGGTCAGCCGTGGTCAAAGGTTGAAGAGTTTTGTTTAGATCATCACCGGACATTTGTTTTAGGAGAAGATAGCAGCGGCGGATCATCAAACGGCTGGATTGGAAAGGCGATGTGAACGATGGCTGAAAAATCTTACCTCGAACAGCAAAAGGAAATAGCTCGTAACGCTTCTGTAATCGCTAACGAGCCAAGAGCTATATATCAGTCACCTTTCGGCGGATATGCGATTAGTACGTTAAATCAAAATACTCATTGTGAATGCGTATGGACAACAGAAGACGAAGAAGAACCGCAAAAGACTCCTGCACAGATTGAAATGGCTGAACGAATCGCGAAGATGGAAAACGAACTGAATTTGTTAAAACAGGGGGCGCAATCATGATTCGTAAATGGACGGAAGAAGAGTTGGAGTTTCTAGATAAAAACAAGGATAAGCCTTCAGCGTATATAGCTAAATTCTTGAATAGATCAGCCAACTCAATAAACAGCAAACGCAATTATGAACCGATAACAAAACAAGTTATTGCGAGACATTCAGACACGCCAGAACGCCGCGATATGTTTAAAAGGCTAATGTACCTTATGAAGGTTAAGTCGTTAAAGATAAACGGAAAAGCGAACATAAATTGGGACAAGTTTAAAACTGCGTTTGGTCAAGTTGAAAATATGATGGGGGCAAGATAAGTGAATTGTCCATATTGCGATGAAGAATTAACCTATGACGATTATTTTGGCAGAATAGCAGCACACCAGGACGGTAAAGTGCTAGGTGATATTTATAAATGCAATAACGAGGATTGCGAAGCGTATCAGCAGAGCTTTTATACGTATCGGGATAGGCCAGATGATTTGCACGAAGGGTATCCATGCTAGATAGGAGTTGGGGACGTGACCGAATCAGATATTATTAAATACCTTTATGCTTGGCATTGCAAACGTGGAGAATTGTTTTTCCCTCATGTAAAAACAGGTTCAAGTTGGTTATATAAAGGCCGACAGCTAAGAATACTGGACGGTTTGGCTATAAAAATTAGTTGGACAAGTCCTGAATTTACGGGCTATGAAATAAAAATCAGTCGCAGTGACTTCTTGCGAGACAAAAAACATAATGAGTATTTGCCATATTGTACAGGATTTTCGTTTGTTTGCCCTGACAAGATGATAAAAAAGGATGAGATTGAGGAGAACATTGGACTGATATACGTAAAAGAAGACGGAAGCCTGCGAACGGCTAAGAAAGCGCCTAGGCTTACACCGGATGTAAACACTCAAAATTATTTACTACGGTATTTGGTATATTATCGTTCTGGTTCGAATCGAGAGCAGATTATGGCTGCTGCTAATCAAGTATCAAGAGAGCGGCGCCGTGCTTCTGAAAAGGAGCGTAAAGCAAGAGATTTTCAAGACAGATTTTACGAATTGCAAAACAATTACTATAACATTCCGCATGAAGTACGTAAACAATATGAAAAAGAATCGTAAAACTACTCAAACAAAGGAGGCGTGAAAGTTGGGTAAAAGTAAAATTGAGTGGTGCGACAGGGTTTGGAATCCGGTAACAGGCTGCACGAAGGTAAGCCCAGGTTGTGAGCATTGTTATGCTGAGCGAATGAGTAAAAGATTTGGTGAAAAGTGGGGACTCCCAGCAGATAATCCGTTTAAAGTTATGACACATTCTGATAGGCTGGATCAGCCGTTACATTGGACAAAGCCGAGCAAAGTATTTGTTTGCAGCATGTCAGATTTATTTCACGATGATGTGCCGGACAAATTTATAATTGATGTTTTATCAGTTATCGCAGAGGCACACACTCACACATTCTTAATACTGACTAAAAGGCCGGAACGAATGTTAGAAATGCTAAGTTATAAAAATGTTGCAAATGATGTTTGGTTACAAACTTCACGCGGCGTAGACGATGAAAAAAGTCCATGGCCTTTAGATAATCTTTGGTTGGGCGTGACAGCCGAGAACCAAGAACAGGCAAAGCAACGTATACCAATTCTATTGCAGATACCGGCAGCAAAGCGATTTGTGAGCGTGGAACCGATGCTAGGACCAGTAAAACTAAGTAGATATTTAAAATGGCCTATCTGCGAACATTGGCGTCCAGACGAAGGCGGCAATCCAAACGAGTACGGAAAATATCATTGGGAGAAGCAATCATTAGTTGCGCGTGGATGGGTTGGCCTTGATTGGGTAATATGTGGCGGTGAAAGTGGGCCAGGAGCGCGGCCAATGCATCCCGATTGGGTGCGGAGTTTACGGGACCAATGCAAAGCAGCGGGGACGCCGTTTCTATTTAAACAATGGGGAGAATGGGTACAGGTTGAAGGTTCTGGTGCATGCGAGCCAACGCCAATTTGTTACTGGAATGAAGAAATTGAAGATTGGAAATCTGGGCTTGCAACACATACACAAAATATGGTTCGCGTCGGTAAAAAGAAAGCTGGTCGATTGATAGACGACCAGCTATGGGATCAGTATCCAGTTCAGGAGGTGTGAACAAATTGATGATATGCGATTTATGCAAGGAAACTTTACACCCGTTAGATGCTCATATGGGATACATTGACGGTAAGTTGGTATGCACTCATATTGACTGCTGGAATGAACATTATGCAGAAGAAATTGAAATAGAAAAAGCCAAAGCGAGGTGATGCCCTATGTCAGAGAAGCTTAGAATGTTAAGTTTGTTCTCTGGTATTTGACCGGAGGTATAGACTTGGCAGCGCAATTGGCTGGAATTGAAACAGTGGCTTTTTGTGAGATAGAGCCATACGCCGTACAAGTATTGAAAAAACGGTTTCCGGGGGTGCCAATTTATGACGATGTGCGAACCGTTACTGCAGAGAGACTACGTAAGGACGGAATTGGAAGAATTGATATTGTCGGCGGGGGCTTCCCTTGTCAGGATGTGTCATGCGCTGGAAAACAAGCCGGATTCGTGGACTCCAAAGGTAGCGTTACTAGAAGCGGTCTCTGGTGGGAAATGCTTCGCATCGCTGTCGATTTGCAATCAAGGTGGATATTGGCGGAGAATGTACGGAACCTACTCAGCATTGCCGATGTTTCAGGACGAAGAGGAGGAACATTCGGACGAATACTCCGAGACTTGGCCGAGAATGGGTATGATGCTTCATGGTTTTGTTATGGAGCTGCCGACGTTGGGGCGCCACATCAAAGGGACAGGGTATTCATCGTGGCCCACGCCGGCAGCACAGGACGGTAAAAATAGTTCATTCCCGCCAAGTCAACTAAATAGAGATACACTTCCCGGTGCAATTATGAGAAATTGGCCAACACCACGAGCGAATGATGCTGAAAAGCGGGGCAACATTGCAAACAATATGCGAAATGGGTTACCCGCTGCGGTTAAATATTGGCCTACTCCGAGTGCTAGTTTACGCGGCGATTGTGCAAGCGAGAGAAATAGAAATACACCCGGGTTGGTATCCGCGGTTAAAATGTTTGCGACACCACAAGCACGAGATTATAGAACTGGGCAACAATCACGTTGGGATGATCCGAATCGATCAAGAAACTTAAACGACCAAATTGGTGGTCAACTTAACGCTGATTGGGTTGAATGTCTT
This portion of the Pelorhabdus rhamnosifermentans genome encodes:
- a CDS encoding ASCH domain-containing protein; the protein is MKAITILQPWASLIACGEKKIETRSWATKYRGPIAIHAGKSWTTDRRELTYRDPFHSALWPKMTKEEIMLNGYGRTQLLPVGAVIAVADLVDCLKVIGNVSLKIGDQKQVVAVLENQMRVTGNEYEFGDFSVGRYAWILSGVRWCIDPVPAKGQQRIWNWNEKL
- a CDS encoding AAA family ATPase, with the translated sequence MPKIDEVTALINLIGKKDYVKAKQIVEVMIANERHNGRDMSARKLAMALRMWGDNNSKLVELPSQLKPLLFDSARQQSLSEIYLDDAIKAEIKKFIKERDKLEELRIAGLPMRNRILLAGPPGNGKTSLAGAISKELKLPFYAVKVSEIVDSALGATIKNIASVLECASTDNCAIFLDELDSIGSSRVAGADGCDREYNNALNTILTNLDRLPDTSIIIGATNLPDVIDSALLRRFNLKLWLDAPSNEDVLKYVLSYQCDHDVNFFLSDTDIVNYLTGQPWSKVEEFCLDHHRTFVLGEDSSGGSSNGWIGKAM
- a CDS encoding DUF5131 family protein is translated as MGKSKIEWCDRVWNPVTGCTKVSPGCEHCYAERMSKRFGEKWGLPADNPFKVMTHSDRLDQPLHWTKPSKVFVCSMSDLFHDDVPDKFIIDVLSVIAEAHTHTFLILTKRPERMLEMLSYKNVANDVWLQTSRGVDDEKSPWPLDNLWLGVTAENQEQAKQRIPILLQIPAAKRFVSVEPMLGPVKLSRYLKWPICEHWRPDEGGNPNEYGKYHWEKQSLVARGWVGLDWVICGGESGPGARPMHPDWVRSLRDQCKAAGTPFLFKQWGEWVQVEGSGACEPTPICYWNEEIEDWKSGLATHTQNMVRVGKKKAGRLIDDQLWDQYPVQEV
- a CDS encoding DNA cytosine methyltransferase; this encodes MAAQLAGIETVAFCEIEPYAVQVLKKRFPGVPIYDDVRTVTAERLRKDGIGRIDIVGGGFPCQDVSCAGKQAGFVDSKGSVTRSGLWWEMLRIAVDLQSRWILAENVRNLLSIADVSGRRGGTFGRILRDLAENGYDASWFCYGAADVGAPHQRDRVFIVAHAGSTGR